A window from Pseudoliparis swirei isolate HS2019 ecotype Mariana Trench chromosome 17, NWPU_hadal_v1, whole genome shotgun sequence encodes these proteins:
- the LOC130207118 gene encoding protein phosphatase 1 regulatory subunit 3C-B-like: MSAASLLRSFSPSMPGPVMPMDVAMRFYISQSPPLLRGFLSSYEELQRNRNRVNQSTAHSHSQRLYKPLRPCLSNPPKAVDAGGRVGWNDSKAGKKKVVFADTKGMSLTAIHVFSKFDDEPYQRKHCRGIGEDLQFDMTDLETATMDLKISPIRNLALDFKQPSADYLDFRNRLIHNSVCLENCLLQERSLTGTIKVRNMGFEKSVQLRATYDSWAGFTDIECSFMNNIYSCQDTDTFAFVLELPVDIQPQNHVEFCICFKSQGQTFWDNNDGKNYVVKHGGCNGEDSNVYAVQQRKAAEHKHGGVKVLEMEFDQFGSPRMCNGLFPGWQSWGQVATAVPYW, translated from the exons ATGAGTGCTGCAAG ttTGCTCAGGTCGTTCAGTCCATCGATGCCTGGCCCAGTCATGCCTATGGACGTCGCCATGAGATTTTACATCAGCCAGTCTCCGCCTCTTCTCCGAGGTTTCCTCAGCTCCTACGAGGAGCTCCAGAGGAACCGGAACCGGGTCAACCAGTCCACTGCCCACAGCCACAGCCAGCGGCTCTACAAACCACTGCGGCCGTGTCTCAGCAACCCGCCGAAAGCCGTGGACGCCGGCGGTCGCGTGGGTTGGAACGACAGCAAGGCCGGCAAGAAGAAGGTGGTGTTCGCCGACACCAAGGGCATGTCACTCACCGCCATCCACGTCTTCTCCAAGTTCGACGACGAGCCGTATCAAAGAAAGCACTGCAGGGGGATCGGCGAGGACCTGCAGTTCGACATGACCGACCTGGAAACGGCCACGATGGATCTTAAGATTAGCCCGATCCGCAACCTGGCACTGGACTTCAAACAGCCCTCGGCCGACTACTTGGATTTCCGAAACCGCCTGATTCACAACTCTGTCTGCTTGGAGAACTGCTTGCTGCAGGAGCGCTCGTTGACCGGCACCATCAAGGTCCGGAACATGGGCTTCGAGAAGTCGGTGCAGTTGCGCGCCACGTACGACTCGTGGGCCGGCTTCACCGACATCGAATGCTCCTTCATGAACAACATCTACAGCTGCCAGGACACGGACACCTTTGCGTTTGTGCTGGAACTGCCCGTCGACATCCAGCCGCAGAATCACGTGGAGTTCTGCATCTGTTTCAAATCCCAGGGTCAGACCTTCTGGGACAATAACGACGGCAAGAACTACGTCGTCAAGCACGGCGGCTGCAACGGAGAAGACTCGAACGTTTACGCCGTGCAGCAGAGGAAGGCAGCGGAGCACAAACACGGAGGCGTGAAGGTACTGGAGATGGAGTTCGATCAGTTCGGCAGCCCTAGGATGTGCAACGGTCTTTTTCCGGGATGGCAGAGCTGGGGCCAGGTCGCTACCGCCGTGCCTTATTGGTGA